The window TTCGTCGGCAGCCTGCAATGGCTCACGACTGTGACGGTGGCCGGGTGGCTTGCCCTGGCGGCGTATCTGGCGATCTACCCGGCGCTCTGGGCGCTTTTCGTCGGGCTGGTAGCGCGGGTCAAGGTGGAGAATTTCGGTCCCGAGGGTAGCGCATGGCGCAAAAGTCTGCGGAACTTTGGCACGGCGGCGCTCGCAGCTGCAGCCTGGACGTCGCTCGAGTGGCTGAGGGGGATCATTTTCACGGGCTTTGGGTGGAACTCCCTCGGGATTACTCTACATAACAATCTCGCCATCATCCAGATCTGCGACATCACTGGCGTGGCGGGGCTATCCTTCCTCCTCGTACTGGTCAATGCAATGCTCGCCATCACGGCGAAGCGGCTCCAGGTCGAGATCGCTCGCAAGAAAGTGCGTCCCCATTACGACCTGACCCTGGCCATCGCGCTGGTGGCGCTGGCTTTCGGCTATGGTGCAAGGCAGCTCTTCGCCCCGGCCCCGGAGTCGGAAACCGTCACGGTGGCCGCAGTGCAGGCCAATGTGCCGATCCTCGAAAAGCGCGACCCGGCGCACGAGGACCGCATCCTCAAGCTGCACCTCGACATGAGCGAGAAGGCGCTCGCCTTGCGTCCCGACCTGCTGGTGTGGCCCGAGGCGGCGACGCCCCGTCCACTCTTCCAGGACCAGTCGACCTGGGACGCGGTGCGCAAACTGGCGGAGGGGACCACGGCGGATTTTCTCACGGGCACGGTGTATTTTGGCCCCGAGGGCGACTTCAACTCGGCCGTCATGCTGACCGAGCATGCAAAGAAGGCGCAGCTCTATCATAAGATTCACCTCGTTCCGTTCGGAGAATATGTTCCTATGCGGCAAAGCTTTCCGCTATTTGCCATGATCGTCGGCAACCTCGTGCCAGATGACTTTGACTTTGGGCGCGACTACACGGTGATGAAGCTCTCCAGCAAGCCGGTAAAGATCGGCCCATTGATTTGCTTTGAAGACACGCTGGGCGATCTGGCCCGGCACTTCGTCCTGCGCGGAGCGCAGATGTTTGTTACAGTGACGAATGACGGGTGGTTCCTCGACAGCGTGGGGTCGCTCCAGCATCTGCGACAGGCGCTCTTCCGCTGCGCGGAGAATAAAATCCCCATGGTGCGCGCGGCCAATACCGGAGTGACGTGCAGCATCGACCGCTTCGGTCGCGTCGACCAGATGCTGGCGACCGACCAGGGAAAGACGAACTTCGAGGGGTTCTTCTCCGTGCCGGTGCAGGCCCCGAAAAGCCCGAAACCGACGTTTTATGCCCGATACGGCGATGTTTTTGCCATGCTCTGCCTCATGGCGACGGTGGCGGTGGTGGGATTCGGATTCCTGCGACCCGGACGGGGTCGGAGAAAACTCTAGCGAAATCCGCTTGTCGCACGGGCGCGGAAACGAAATCTTGAGCGGCGAATGAAAGCCATTGTCACCGTAATGCCCAAACCCTCCGTGCTTGATCCCCAAGGCGCGGCGACAGCGGAAGCGATGAAGCACCTCGGCCTCGAAAGCGTCGGCCGCGTGCGCGTCGGCAAGTCGATCGAGATCGAGCTGCCAGGCGAGCCCAACGAGGAAAAGCTGCATGAAATCGCCCGCGACCTCCTCTCGAACCCTGTGATCGAGGACTACGCCCTCGAGATCGTCCGATGAAGTTCGCCGTCCTCCGCTTCCCGGGGTCGAACTGCGACCAGGACTGCATCCACGCCCTCTCGACCTTTCCCGGGACCGAGGCCGACTACGTGTGGCACAAAGACACCTCGCTCGGCGGGGCTGACGTGGTGGTGGTGCCGGGAGGCTTCTCCTACGGCGATTACCTGCGCACGGGCTCGATCGCGCGCTTCTCGCCCATCATGAAGACGGTGAAGGAATTCGCCGCTGCGGGCGGGCTGGTCATCGGTATCTGCAACGGCTTCCAGATCCTCTGCGAATCCGGCCTCCTGCCGGGCGCGCTGGTGCGCAACCGCGACCTGCACTTCCTCTGCAAGCACGTGTTTCTCCGCGTGGAGCAGACGGATACCCCCTTTACCAACGCCTCCGCCAAGGGCGCGGTGCTCAACGTCCCCGTGGCTCACGGCGAAGGCTGCTACTTTGCCGACGACGAGACGCTCCAGCGCCTCAACGCCGAGGGCCGTGTGCTCGTGCGCTACTGCGACGCCCAGGGTCAGGTCAACGAGGCCTCGAACCCGAACGGCTCCAAGGAAAACATCGCAGGCATCTGCAACGAGGGCCGCAATGTCTTCGGACTCATGCCCCACCCCGAGCGCGCCTGTGATCCCTTCCTCGGCAGCACCGATGGAAGCGTGATCTTCCAGAGCCTGCTCAACTGGCCGACCTCGCCCCTGCGCAAGTCGGCTGCTTAATTCCTTTTTCTCCTGTTACTTTCATGAACGAACCCGCCATCACACCCGAGATCATCGCCAAGCACGGTCTCACGCCCGACGAGTACGAGCGCATCCAGAAAATCCTGGGCCGCGACCCGAACTTCACGGAGCTGGGTGTCTTTTCCGTCATGTGGAGCGAGCATTGCTCCTATAAAAACTCCAAGCCCGAGCTGCGAAAGTTCCCCACCACCGGCGACACGGTGCTGGTGAAGGCGGGTGAAGAGAATGCCGGCGTGATCGACGTGGGCGACGGCTGGGCGGTGGCGTTCAAGATGGAGAGCCACAACCACCCGAGCGCGGTCGAGCCCTTCCAAGGCGCGGCGACCGGCGTGGGCGGCATCATCCGCGACATCTTCACGATGGGCGCACGGCCGGTTTTCAACCTGAATTCGCTGCGTTTCGGCGACATCCGGGGCGACTCCGCCGAGGCCAGGACGAACCGCCGCCTCTTCGCAGGCGTCGTTTCCGGCATTGCCCATTACGGCAACTGCATCGGCATCCCGACGATCGGCGGCGAGGTGTACTTTGACGAATCCTACTCCGGCAATCCGCTGGTGAATGTCTTCTGTCTCGGCGTGCTCAAGCACGAGGAAATCGCGCGCGGCGCGGCCTCGGGCATCGGCAACCCGGTCTTCTACGTGGGTGCGGAGACGGGACGCGACGGACTCGCGGGCGCGGCCTTTGCCTCGCGCGACCTGACCGAGGAATCCAAGCAGGACCGCCCTGCCGTGCAGGTGGGCGATCCGTTCCGCGAAAAGCTCCTTTTGGAAGCCTGTCTCGAACTCCTGGCCAGCGGCTGCGTCGCGGGCATCCAGGACATGGGTGCGGCGGGGCTCACCTGCTCGACCTGCGAAACGGCAAGCCGCGGCGGTACGGGTGTCGAGATCGACCTCGCCCTCGTGCCCAAGCGCGAGACGGGCATGACGCCCTACGAGACTCTCCTGAGCGAAAGCCAGGAGCGCATGCTCGTGATCGTGAAGAAGGGCCAGGAGGATTCCGTGCGCCAGATTTTCGAGAAGTGGGATCTCCCGTATGCCGAGATCGGCACGGTGAAGGACGACGGCTTCATGCGCGTGAAAGAGAATGGCGTGACCGTGGTGGAGATTCCCGCCCGCTCGCTAGCGGACGAAGCTCCGATTTACAACCGCGAGGTTTCCGAGAAGAACCTGCCCGCTCCGTTTGACGCGGCCACGCTGCCCGAGACGGACGTGACGGCGGCCCTCGTGGCGCTGATGAGCCACCCGAGCCTCGCCTCGAAGCGCTGGGTCTGGCGTCAATACGACCACATGGTGCGCCTCGGCGCGACCGTGCTGCCGGGTTCCGACGCAGCGGTCTTCATCGTGCGCGAGGCCAACAAGATCCTCGCCGCCACGTCGGACTGCAACGCCATCTACTGTCGCCTCGACCCGCGCGAAGGCGCGAAAGTCGCCGTGGCCGAAGCCGCCCGCAACCTCGCCTGTTCCGGCGCGGTGCCGCTCGCGGTGACGGACAACCTGAACTTTGGCAATCCGCACAAGCCGGAGAATTTCCTCATGCTCCGCGAGGCCGTGGAAGGCCTAGCGGAAGCCTGCCGCGAGTTCAACACCCCGGTGACCGGCGGCAACGTGAGCCTTTACAACGAAAGCCCGAACGGCACGATCGATCCGACCCCGACGGTCGGCATGGTCGGCCAGATCGCGGACATCAAGCACGTGACGACGCAGGCCTTCAAGGCGGCGGGCGACGTGATCCTGCTCCTCGGCCAGCTCGGCGACGAGATCGGCGGCTCGCATTACCTCAAGGTGGTGCATGGCCAGAAGGCCGGCCTCCCGCCGCGCCTCGACTACGCCACGGAGAAGGCCCTGCACAACGGTGTGCGCGAGATCATTCGCAAGGGGCTCGTCCAGAGCGCCCACGATCTTTCGGAAGGCGGCATCGCCGTCGCCGTCGCGGAGTCCAGCCTCTCGGCCAAGCCCGCGCTCGGCGCTTCCATCGACCTCGGCCCGACGGGCCTGCGCCCGGATGTCGCGCTCTTCAACGAGTCGCAGTCCCGCATCATCGTCTCGGTCACGAGCGACAATGCAGCCGAGGCGGAATCCGTCCTCAAGTCTCTCGGCGTCCCGGTCCAGCGCATCGGCACCGTGAACAGCACGGGCACGCTCCAGATCGCCGCTGATGGTAAGTCGTACTCCTGGCAGCTCTCCGACCTGGAGACCGCCTGGGGCGAGACCATCGGCAAGCTGATGGAATAAGTTTCTCAAAAGGAGCTTCGCCCGGAATCAAGGGCGGAGCTTCTTCTCCTCGAGCGGTTTTTCTCTCAGCCCATGCGTCGGTGGCGGAACGCTCTGAGGTGTCCCGTATTGATGAAGCGGATGAACTCGTTATTTTCAAGAGAGTGAAGCGCCCTTCGAGTCCAGCAAAGTCTCCCGGAGAAATCCAATCCATCTCAGACTTCGCGACCTATCTCGGATTGTCCTACTGCACGGTATCCCGGGCGCTCAACGGGCATCCCATGGTCAAGGCCGAAACGCGCGAACGCATCCTTCGCGAAATGGATGCCATCGGCTTCCGCCCAAATCCCTTTGCGCGTAGTCTGCGAGGACAGGGACTGGGTTTGATCGGCATTTGCGTGGTGGGCGTGAACGCTCCCATCCTGAGCACAAAAATCTTTCACCTCCAAAAGTTCCTCCGCGACCACAACCTTCGCGGGCTCCTGGAAATCGCCGAGGACACCCAGGAAAGCGAAC of the Terrimicrobium sacchariphilum genome contains:
- the lnt gene encoding apolipoprotein N-acyltransferase encodes the protein MKNYAPWLCAVLSGILLALSFPPADFDGLTWVALAPVLWAIWFSQPWTKREPLRLFLLGYIVGLGYFVGSLQWLTTVTVAGWLALAAYLAIYPALWALFVGLVARVKVENFGPEGSAWRKSLRNFGTAALAAAAWTSLEWLRGIIFTGFGWNSLGITLHNNLAIIQICDITGVAGLSFLLVLVNAMLAITAKRLQVEIARKKVRPHYDLTLAIALVALAFGYGARQLFAPAPESETVTVAAVQANVPILEKRDPAHEDRILKLHLDMSEKALALRPDLLVWPEAATPRPLFQDQSTWDAVRKLAEGTTADFLTGTVYFGPEGDFNSAVMLTEHAKKAQLYHKIHLVPFGEYVPMRQSFPLFAMIVGNLVPDDFDFGRDYTVMKLSSKPVKIGPLICFEDTLGDLARHFVLRGAQMFVTVTNDGWFLDSVGSLQHLRQALFRCAENKIPMVRAANTGVTCSIDRFGRVDQMLATDQGKTNFEGFFSVPVQAPKSPKPTFYARYGDVFAMLCLMATVAVVGFGFLRPGRGRRKL
- the purS gene encoding phosphoribosylformylglycinamidine synthase subunit PurS, which codes for MKAIVTVMPKPSVLDPQGAATAEAMKHLGLESVGRVRVGKSIEIELPGEPNEEKLHEIARDLLSNPVIEDYALEIVR
- the purQ gene encoding phosphoribosylformylglycinamidine synthase subunit PurQ; the encoded protein is MKFAVLRFPGSNCDQDCIHALSTFPGTEADYVWHKDTSLGGADVVVVPGGFSYGDYLRTGSIARFSPIMKTVKEFAAAGGLVIGICNGFQILCESGLLPGALVRNRDLHFLCKHVFLRVEQTDTPFTNASAKGAVLNVPVAHGEGCYFADDETLQRLNAEGRVLVRYCDAQGQVNEASNPNGSKENIAGICNEGRNVFGLMPHPERACDPFLGSTDGSVIFQSLLNWPTSPLRKSAA
- the purL gene encoding phosphoribosylformylglycinamidine synthase subunit PurL; this translates as MNEPAITPEIIAKHGLTPDEYERIQKILGRDPNFTELGVFSVMWSEHCSYKNSKPELRKFPTTGDTVLVKAGEENAGVIDVGDGWAVAFKMESHNHPSAVEPFQGAATGVGGIIRDIFTMGARPVFNLNSLRFGDIRGDSAEARTNRRLFAGVVSGIAHYGNCIGIPTIGGEVYFDESYSGNPLVNVFCLGVLKHEEIARGAASGIGNPVFYVGAETGRDGLAGAAFASRDLTEESKQDRPAVQVGDPFREKLLLEACLELLASGCVAGIQDMGAAGLTCSTCETASRGGTGVEIDLALVPKRETGMTPYETLLSESQERMLVIVKKGQEDSVRQIFEKWDLPYAEIGTVKDDGFMRVKENGVTVVEIPARSLADEAPIYNREVSEKNLPAPFDAATLPETDVTAALVALMSHPSLASKRWVWRQYDHMVRLGATVLPGSDAAVFIVREANKILAATSDCNAIYCRLDPREGAKVAVAEAARNLACSGAVPLAVTDNLNFGNPHKPENFLMLREAVEGLAEACREFNTPVTGGNVSLYNESPNGTIDPTPTVGMVGQIADIKHVTTQAFKAAGDVILLLGQLGDEIGGSHYLKVVHGQKAGLPPRLDYATEKALHNGVREIIRKGLVQSAHDLSEGGIAVAVAESSLSAKPALGASIDLGPTGLRPDVALFNESQSRIIVSVTSDNAAEAESVLKSLGVPVQRIGTVNSTGTLQIAADGKSYSWQLSDLETAWGETIGKLME